In one Bradyrhizobium sp. 4 genomic region, the following are encoded:
- a CDS encoding DsrE family protein, with amino-acid sequence MNRRNILWSAISGLGAALGASSAKAATEAGTGNKLKVVYHLSDAEKVNFVLGNIQNHIDGVGGPEHVTIALVIHGPALKAFHWAQANPDISKRVGDFSKDGVELAACGNTMKAQNVTLTDLLPGFVSAEKGGVVRLAELQSLGYLYLRP; translated from the coding sequence ATGAACCGCCGGAACATCTTGTGGAGCGCCATCTCAGGCCTGGGCGCGGCGCTTGGCGCCTCCAGCGCGAAGGCCGCGACCGAAGCCGGCACGGGCAACAAGCTGAAGGTGGTCTATCATTTGAGCGATGCCGAGAAAGTCAATTTCGTGCTCGGCAACATCCAGAACCACATCGACGGCGTGGGCGGCCCCGAGCATGTGACGATCGCGCTGGTGATCCACGGACCGGCGCTGAAGGCGTTTCACTGGGCGCAGGCCAACCCTGACATCAGCAAGCGCGTCGGCGATTTCTCCAAGGATGGCGTCGAGCTTGCCGCCTGCGGCAACACGATGAAGGCGCAGAACGTCACGCTCACGGATCTCTTGCCGGGCTTCGTCAGCGCGGAGAAGGGCGGCGTGGTCCGTTTGGCCGAGCTCCAGTCTCTGGGCTATCTCTATCTGCGGCCGTAG
- a CDS encoding metalloregulator ArsR/SmtB family transcription factor: MSAAAHDLLFRTLADPTRRAIFERLCREGEQTVGALTAMSGVSQPAVSKHLGALKQAGLVRDRHQGRQTHYSAQPGALNPLIDWTSQMAGFWQNRLDALDDLLKRMDQ, encoded by the coding sequence ATGTCCGCCGCCGCCCACGATCTTCTGTTCAGAACGCTCGCCGACCCCACCCGTCGGGCGATCTTCGAGCGACTGTGCCGCGAGGGCGAACAGACGGTCGGGGCCCTGACGGCAATGTCGGGCGTGTCCCAGCCGGCGGTCTCAAAACATCTCGGTGCGCTGAAGCAGGCCGGCCTCGTGCGCGACCGGCATCAAGGGCGGCAGACCCATTACAGCGCCCAGCCCGGCGCGCTCAATCCGCTGATCGACTGGACCAGCCAGATGGCCGGGTTCTGGCAGAACCGGCTCGACGCGCTCGACGATCTCCTAAAGAGGATGGACCAATGA
- a CDS encoding SRPBCC domain-containing protein encodes MNESAAETRSVVIEREFAFPAERIWRALTQPHLIEEWLMKNDFKPNVGHRFNLRGEWGGVLDCEVLTIEPQKTLAYTWNFSHDDAAFDLKSVVTFTLTPTGAGTHLRVEQAGFSPTQKQAFGGAHAGWKQFFAKLDELLARAD; translated from the coding sequence ATGAACGAATCCGCGGCCGAAACCCGATCTGTAGTCATCGAGCGCGAATTTGCCTTTCCGGCAGAGCGGATCTGGCGCGCGCTGACGCAGCCACATCTGATCGAAGAATGGCTGATGAAGAACGACTTCAAGCCGAACGTGGGCCACCGCTTCAACCTTCGCGGCGAGTGGGGCGGCGTTTTGGACTGCGAGGTCCTCACCATCGAGCCGCAGAAGACGCTCGCCTACACCTGGAATTTCTCGCATGACGACGCGGCGTTCGATCTCAAGAGCGTCGTGACCTTCACGCTGACCCCGACCGGCGCAGGCACGCATCTGCGCGTCGAGCAAGCGGGCTTCAGCCCAACGCAGAAGCAGGCTTTCGGCGGCGCGCACGCCGGCTGGAAGCAGTTTTTCGCCAAGCTGGACGAGCTGCTGGCGCGGGCAGATTAG
- a CDS encoding DUF1801 domain-containing protein: MKTAVTAKNSSTTKTDGASPSRMIDGRIKELGDWRGEMLGRIRGLIKDADPDVVEEWKWRGVPVWEHDGIICTGETYKAVVKMTFAKGAALEDPAGLFNSSLDGNVRRAIDIREGEKINEKALKALIRAAVELNASKAKKKPAKRSA, translated from the coding sequence ATGAAGACGGCCGTGACCGCGAAAAACAGCAGCACGACGAAGACGGATGGCGCCTCGCCATCCAGGATGATCGACGGCAGGATCAAGGAGCTCGGCGACTGGCGCGGCGAGATGCTCGGGCGAATCCGCGGCCTGATCAAGGACGCCGACCCTGATGTCGTCGAGGAATGGAAGTGGCGCGGCGTTCCCGTGTGGGAGCACGACGGCATCATCTGCACCGGCGAGACCTACAAGGCCGTGGTGAAGATGACCTTTGCCAAGGGCGCGGCGCTGGAGGATCCCGCGGGCCTTTTCAACTCGAGCCTCGACGGCAACGTGCGCCGCGCGATCGATATTCGCGAAGGCGAAAAGATCAACGAGAAGGCGTTGAAGGCGCTGATCCGCGCGGCGGTGGAGCTGAATGCGTCTAAAGCCAAGAAGAAGCCGGCGAAACGTTCCGCATAG
- a CDS encoding SpoVR family protein has translation MTERLFEGADWDFHTLQRITDACEEVATKDLGLDVYPNQIEVITAEQMLDAYSSVGMPLFYKHWSFGKQFAYHEASYRKGLMGLAYEIVINSSPCISYLMEENTATMQTLVIAHAAFGHNHFFKNNYLFRQWTDADGILDYLDFAKKYVMSCEDRYGRVEVERTLDAAHALMSHGIDRYPGKKKLDLRAEEKRAGRRRQHEEEVFNDLWRTVPAGKSKTRSALSIERRRKLLGLPQENLLYFLEKSAPRLAPWQRELLRIVRHIAQYFYPQSQTKVMNEGTATYVHYRIMTKLHQQGRISDGNFLEFLQSHTNVVFQPEFDDQRFSGFNPYALGFAMMQDIERIVTRPEDEDREWFPDIAGKNDVMGVLRDVWANYRDESFIAQFLSPKLMRHLRMFHLHDDPEERAGIRVDAIHDERGFRRVRRELARQHDVGYIDANIEVVDVDLSGDRRLILHHHVIKGAQLNETDAKRVLQHLADLWTYDVALIEVDANDKVLREYVVSPRPISAVA, from the coding sequence ATGACGGAACGCTTGTTCGAAGGCGCCGATTGGGATTTTCACACCTTGCAGCGCATCACGGATGCCTGCGAGGAGGTGGCGACGAAAGATCTCGGGCTCGACGTCTATCCGAACCAGATCGAGGTCATCACCGCCGAACAGATGCTGGATGCCTATTCGTCGGTCGGCATGCCGCTGTTCTACAAGCACTGGTCATTCGGAAAGCAGTTCGCCTATCACGAGGCCTCATACCGCAAGGGCCTGATGGGGCTCGCTTATGAGATCGTGATCAACTCCTCGCCCTGCATCTCCTATCTGATGGAGGAGAACACGGCGACGATGCAGACGCTGGTCATTGCGCACGCCGCTTTTGGCCACAACCACTTCTTCAAGAACAATTACCTGTTCAGGCAGTGGACCGACGCCGACGGCATTCTGGACTATCTCGACTTCGCCAAGAAGTATGTGATGAGCTGCGAGGATCGCTACGGCCGCGTCGAGGTCGAGCGCACCCTCGATGCGGCGCATGCGCTGATGTCGCATGGGATCGACCGCTATCCCGGCAAGAAGAAGCTCGATCTCCGCGCCGAAGAGAAGCGGGCAGGGCGCCGCCGCCAGCACGAGGAGGAGGTCTTCAACGACCTCTGGCGCACCGTGCCGGCGGGAAAGAGCAAGACCCGGTCCGCGCTCAGCATCGAACGGCGCCGCAAGCTGCTCGGCCTGCCGCAGGAAAACCTGCTCTACTTCCTGGAGAAAAGCGCGCCGCGGCTGGCGCCCTGGCAGCGCGAGCTGTTGCGCATCGTCCGCCACATCGCGCAATATTTCTATCCGCAGAGCCAGACCAAGGTGATGAACGAGGGGACGGCGACCTACGTCCACTATCGCATCATGACCAAGCTGCATCAGCAGGGCCGCATCAGCGACGGCAATTTCCTCGAATTCCTGCAGTCGCACACCAACGTCGTGTTCCAGCCCGAATTCGACGACCAGCGCTTCTCCGGCTTCAACCCCTATGCGCTCGGCTTCGCCATGATGCAGGACATCGAGCGCATCGTGACGCGGCCGGAAGACGAGGATCGCGAGTGGTTCCCGGACATCGCCGGCAAGAACGACGTGATGGGCGTGCTGCGCGACGTCTGGGCCAACTACCGCGATGAAAGCTTCATTGCCCAGTTCCTGAGCCCGAAGCTGATGCGGCACCTTCGCATGTTCCACCTGCATGACGATCCCGAGGAACGCGCCGGCATCCGGGTCGACGCCATTCACGACGAGCGCGGCTTCCGCCGCGTCCGCCGCGAGCTGGCACGGCAGCACGATGTCGGCTACATCGACGCGAATATCGAGGTGGTCGACGTCGATCTCTCCGGCGACCGGCGGCTGATCCTGCATCACCATGTCATCAAGGGCGCGCAGCTCAACGAGACCGACGCCAAGCGCGTGCTCCAGCATCTGGCCGATCTCTGGACCTACGATGTCGCGCTGATCGAGGTCGACGCCAACGACAAGGTGCTGCGCGAATATGTCGTAAGCCCGCGCCCGATCTCGGCGGTGGCCTGA
- a CDS encoding YeaH/YhbH family protein, with amino-acid sequence MHIIDRRLNPGGKSLENRQRFLRRAKSLVQGAVKKTSQERDIKDVLEGGEVTIPLDGMHEPRFRRDGGTRDMVLPGNKKFIEGDYLQRSGQGSAKDSGPGEGDSEDAFRFVLSRDEFVDLFLDDLELPDLAKRKIAQTESEGIQRAGYTTSGSPSNISVSRTVRRAMARRIALKRPSKEEIEELEAAIAACADEDERLVLMAQLEKLKAKSKRIPFIDPLDIRYRRFETVPKPVAQAVMFCLMDVSGSMSEHMKDLAKRFYMLLYVFLKRRYKHVDIVFIRHTDRAEEVDEQTFFYGPASGGTLVSSALQAMHEIVRERFSPSDWNIYAAQASDGDNSYSDGELAGMLLTDKILPVCQFFAYLEVGESGGSAFDLSDSSLWTLYERLRNSGAPLSMRKVSERSEIFPVFHDLFQRRDTAQEKAAP; translated from the coding sequence ATTCACATTATTGACAGGCGCCTGAATCCAGGCGGCAAGAGTCTCGAGAACCGGCAGCGGTTCTTGCGTCGGGCCAAATCCCTGGTGCAGGGCGCCGTCAAGAAGACCTCGCAGGAACGCGACATCAAGGACGTCTTGGAGGGTGGCGAGGTCACGATTCCGCTCGACGGCATGCACGAGCCGCGTTTCCGCCGCGACGGCGGAACGCGCGACATGGTGTTGCCGGGCAACAAGAAATTCATCGAGGGCGACTATCTCCAGCGCTCCGGCCAGGGCAGCGCCAAGGATTCCGGTCCGGGCGAAGGCGACAGCGAGGACGCCTTCCGCTTCGTGCTCAGTCGCGACGAATTCGTCGATCTCTTCCTCGATGATCTCGAACTTCCCGATCTGGCCAAGCGCAAGATCGCGCAGACCGAGAGCGAGGGCATCCAGCGCGCCGGCTACACCACGTCGGGCTCGCCATCCAACATCTCGGTGAGCCGGACGGTTCGGCGCGCAATGGCGCGCCGTATCGCGCTCAAGCGTCCCAGCAAGGAGGAGATCGAAGAGCTGGAAGCCGCCATCGCCGCTTGCGCGGATGAGGACGAGCGTCTGGTGCTGATGGCCCAGCTCGAAAAACTGAAGGCGAAGTCCAAGCGCATTCCCTTCATCGATCCGCTCGACATCCGCTACCGCCGCTTCGAGACGGTGCCCAAGCCCGTTGCCCAGGCCGTGATGTTCTGCCTGATGGACGTGTCGGGCTCGATGTCCGAGCACATGAAGGATCTCGCCAAGCGCTTCTACATGCTGCTCTACGTCTTCCTGAAGCGTCGCTACAAGCATGTCGACATCGTCTTCATCCGCCACACCGATCGTGCCGAGGAGGTGGACGAGCAGACCTTCTTCTACGGCCCGGCTTCCGGCGGCACGCTGGTCTCCAGCGCGCTGCAGGCGATGCACGAGATCGTGCGCGAACGCTTCAGCCCGTCGGACTGGAATATCTACGCCGCGCAAGCCTCCGACGGCGACAATTCCTATTCCGACGGCGAGCTCGCGGGCATGCTGCTGACCGACAAGATCCTGCCGGTCTGCCAGTTCTTCGCCTATCTCGAAGTCGGCGAGTCCGGCGGCAGCGCCTTCGATCTGTCCGACTCCTCGCTCTGGACCCTCTACGAGCGCCTGCGCAACAGCGGCGCGCCGCTCTCGATGCGCAAGGTCAGCGAGCGCAGCGAGATTTTTCCGGTGTTCCACGACCTGTTCCAGCGCCGCGACACTGCCCAGGAGAAAGCCGCTCCATGA
- a CDS encoding PrkA family serine protein kinase, whose translation MYNDSLFNAFAKSFEARSQHDMSMAEYLESCRSDPMKYANAAERLLAAIGEPQTIDTAKDPRLGRIFLNRTIRTYPAFAGFYGMEETIERIVGFFRHAAQGLEERKQILYLLGPVGGGKSSLAERLKSLMEVHPIYVLKAGDELSPVFESPLSLFDPDQLGPMLEEKYGIPRRRLTGLMSPWCYKRLEAFGGDISQFRVAKIQPSRLRQIGIAKTEPGDENNQDISSLVGKVDIRKLETYAQNDPDAYSYSGGLNRANQGVLEFVEMFKAPIKMLHPLLTATQEGNYIGTENIGAIPFTGVILAHSNEAEWSSFKANKNNEAFIDRICVIKVPYCLRITEEQKIYEKLIQGSELAAAPCAPATLETLARFSVMSRLRKHENSTTYAKMRVYDGESLKETDPKARSVQEYRDAAGVDEGMDGVSTRFAFKILAATFNHDPQEVAADAVHLMYALEQSIKREQLPEEVEKRYLEFIKADLAPRYAEFIGNEIQKAYLESYSDYGQNLFDRYVDYADAWIEDQDFKDADTGQLLDRELLNQELTKIEKPAGIANPKDFRNEVVKFSLRSRAQNGGKNPTWISYEKIRDVIEKRIFSQVEDLLPVISFGSKKDGETEKKHGEFVARMVERGYTERQVRRLVEWYMRVKQAG comes from the coding sequence ATGTACAACGATTCTCTATTCAACGCTTTCGCTAAGTCGTTCGAGGCGAGAAGCCAACACGACATGTCGATGGCGGAATATCTGGAATCGTGTCGAAGCGATCCCATGAAATACGCGAACGCGGCCGAACGACTGCTAGCAGCGATCGGTGAGCCTCAGACGATTGACACGGCCAAGGACCCACGCCTTGGCCGTATTTTTTTGAACCGCACGATCCGCACCTATCCGGCATTCGCCGGCTTCTACGGCATGGAAGAAACCATCGAGCGCATCGTAGGTTTCTTCCGTCATGCGGCGCAGGGCCTCGAAGAGCGCAAGCAGATCCTGTATCTGCTCGGTCCGGTCGGCGGCGGCAAGTCCTCGCTCGCCGAACGGCTCAAGTCGCTGATGGAAGTGCACCCGATTTACGTGCTCAAGGCCGGCGACGAGCTCTCGCCCGTGTTCGAAAGCCCGCTCAGCCTGTTCGATCCGGATCAGCTCGGCCCGATGCTGGAAGAGAAATACGGCATTCCGCGCCGCCGTCTCACCGGCCTGATGAGCCCGTGGTGCTACAAGCGGCTGGAAGCCTTTGGCGGCGACATTTCCCAGTTTCGGGTCGCAAAGATCCAGCCGTCGCGGCTGCGCCAGATCGGCATCGCCAAGACCGAGCCGGGTGACGAGAACAACCAGGACATCTCCTCGCTGGTCGGCAAGGTCGACATCCGCAAGCTCGAAACCTACGCGCAGAACGATCCCGACGCCTACAGCTATTCCGGCGGCCTCAACCGCGCCAACCAAGGCGTGCTCGAGTTCGTCGAGATGTTCAAGGCGCCGATCAAGATGCTGCACCCGCTGCTCACCGCGACGCAGGAAGGCAACTACATCGGCACCGAGAACATCGGCGCTATTCCGTTCACCGGCGTCATCCTCGCGCACTCCAACGAAGCCGAGTGGTCGAGCTTCAAGGCCAACAAGAACAACGAGGCCTTCATCGACCGCATCTGCGTGATCAAGGTGCCTTATTGCCTGCGGATCACGGAAGAGCAGAAGATCTACGAGAAGCTGATCCAGGGCTCCGAGCTCGCGGCCGCGCCTTGCGCGCCCGCGACGCTGGAGACGCTGGCGCGGTTCTCGGTGATGTCGCGGCTGCGGAAGCACGAAAATTCCACGACCTACGCCAAGATGAGGGTTTACGACGGCGAGAGCCTGAAGGAGACCGATCCGAAGGCGCGCAGTGTCCAGGAATATCGCGATGCCGCCGGCGTCGACGAGGGCATGGACGGTGTCTCCACCCGCTTTGCCTTCAAGATCCTGGCTGCGACCTTCAACCACGATCCGCAGGAAGTCGCCGCCGACGCCGTGCATCTGATGTACGCGCTGGAGCAATCGATCAAGCGCGAGCAGCTGCCCGAGGAAGTCGAGAAGCGCTACCTCGAATTCATCAAGGCGGACCTTGCACCGCGTTATGCCGAGTTCATCGGAAACGAGATCCAGAAGGCTTATCTCGAATCCTACTCGGATTACGGCCAGAACCTGTTCGACCGCTATGTCGATTACGCCGATGCCTGGATCGAGGACCAGGATTTCAAGGACGCCGACACCGGCCAGCTGCTTGATCGCGAACTCTTGAACCAGGAGCTGACCAAGATCGAGAAGCCGGCGGGCATCGCCAACCCGAAGGATTTCCGCAACGAGGTGGTCAAATTCTCGTTACGGTCGCGCGCCCAGAACGGTGGCAAGAATCCGACCTGGATCTCCTACGAGAAGATTCGCGATGTGATCGAAAAGCGGATATTCTCCCAGGTCGAGGACCTGCTTCCGGTCATCTCCTTCGGGTCGAAGAAGGACGGCGAGACGGAGAAGAAGCACGGCGAGTTCGTCGCACGCATGGTGGAGCGCGGCTACACCGAGCGTCAGGTTCGCCGGCTCGTCGAATGGTACATGCGCGTGAAGCAGGCCGGTTGA
- a CDS encoding bifunctional transaldolase/phosoglucose isomerase — MNPVKELEKHGQAVWLDFLARGFIAKGDLKRLIDTDGVKGVTSNPSIFEKAIGSSDEYDAPIGKALKRGDRSVADLFEAVAVEDIQNAADVLRPVYDRLKGGDGYVSLEVSPYLAMDTGETVTEARRLWKDVNRKNLMVKVPATPDGLPAIEQLIGDGISINITLLFSRDVYLQVAEAYLAGLEQYVAGGGDPSHVASVASFFVSRIDSVVDKQLDEKIARANDPSEKERLAALKGKVAIANAKVAYQDYKRLFSGPRWEKLAAKGAKPQRMLWASTGTKNKDYSDVLYVEELIGPDTINTVPPATLDAFRDHGTPRDSLEENVDDARRVLDELERSGVSLDAITEELVKDGVKQFADAADKLYGAVAHKRATVLGPAIDRQLLSLGDGLGKAVAKSTEEWRASAKIRRLWQRDKSVWTGTDEDKWLGWLDSAAKADVADYEDYASRVKGQKFSDAVVLGMGGSSLGPEVLAETFGKKPGFPKLHVLDSTDPAQVRAMEARIDIANTVFIVSSKSGGTTEPNAMKDYFHERVAQAVGPKVKTGHRFIAVTDPGSSLEKAAKTLNYARIFHGEPSIGGRYSVLSPFGLVPAATAGIDIKTFVKHALAMARSCGPDVPPSENPGVQLGLAMGHAALEGRDKVTILSSKKIADFGAWAEQLIAESTGKDGKGLIPIDGEPLGEPAVYGNDRLFIDIRIEGEADPAHDSQLAAIEAAGHPVVRIVMKSIDHLGQEFFRFEMATAVAGSILGINPFDQPDVEAAKIKTRELTASFEKTGTLPAERPVVSTNEADLYTDETNAAALRAAGANGDLTSWLKAHLSRSKHGDYVALLGYIARDKATIDALQTMRLEVREKRHVATCAEFGPRFLHSTGQAYKGGPDSGVFLQITADDARDLPVPGQKASFGVIKAAQARGDFDVLTERGRRALRVHLKGGLKKGLAALNAALNDALN; from the coding sequence ATGAATCCCGTCAAAGAACTGGAAAAGCACGGACAAGCCGTCTGGCTGGACTTCCTGGCCCGTGGCTTCATCGCCAAAGGCGACCTGAAGCGGCTGATCGACACCGACGGCGTCAAGGGCGTCACCTCCAACCCCTCGATCTTCGAGAAGGCGATCGGCAGCTCGGACGAATACGACGCGCCGATCGGCAAGGCATTGAAGCGCGGCGATCGGTCGGTCGCCGACCTGTTCGAGGCCGTCGCGGTCGAGGACATCCAGAACGCCGCCGACGTGCTGCGCCCAGTCTACGACCGCCTCAAGGGCGGCGACGGCTATGTCAGCCTGGAAGTCTCGCCCTATCTGGCGATGGACACCGGTGAAACGGTCACCGAGGCACGGCGGCTCTGGAAGGACGTCAACCGCAAGAACCTGATGGTGAAGGTGCCGGCGACGCCGGACGGCCTGCCGGCGATCGAACAGCTCATCGGCGACGGAATCAGCATCAACATCACGCTGCTGTTCTCCAGGGACGTCTATCTGCAAGTCGCCGAGGCCTATCTCGCCGGTCTGGAGCAATACGTCGCAGGTGGCGGCGACCCCTCCCACGTGGCGAGCGTCGCGAGCTTCTTCGTCAGTCGCATCGACTCGGTGGTCGACAAGCAGCTCGACGAGAAGATCGCCCGCGCCAACGATCCGAGCGAGAAGGAACGGCTCGCCGCGCTGAAGGGCAAGGTCGCGATCGCCAATGCGAAGGTCGCCTACCAGGATTACAAGCGCCTGTTCTCGGGGCCGCGCTGGGAGAAGCTCGCGGCCAAGGGCGCCAAACCGCAGCGCATGCTGTGGGCCTCGACCGGCACCAAGAACAAGGATTACAGCGACGTCCTCTATGTCGAGGAATTGATCGGTCCCGACACCATCAACACCGTGCCGCCAGCGACGCTGGATGCGTTCCGCGACCACGGCACGCCGCGCGACAGCCTGGAAGAGAATGTCGACGACGCCAGGCGCGTGCTGGACGAACTGGAGCGCTCCGGCGTCTCGCTCGACGCCATCACCGAGGAGCTCGTCAAGGACGGCGTCAAGCAGTTTGCCGACGCCGCCGACAAGCTCTATGGCGCGGTCGCCCACAAGCGCGCCACCGTGCTCGGGCCCGCGATCGACCGCCAGCTTCTCTCGCTCGGCGACGGTCTCGGCAAGGCCGTGGCCAAGAGCACCGAGGAATGGCGCGCATCCGCCAAGATCCGCCGGCTTTGGCAGCGCGACAAGTCGGTCTGGACCGGCACCGACGAGGATAAATGGCTCGGCTGGCTCGACAGCGCCGCCAAGGCCGACGTGGCCGACTATGAGGATTATGCCAGCCGTGTGAAAGGCCAGAAATTCTCCGACGCCGTCGTGCTCGGCATGGGCGGATCAAGCCTCGGGCCGGAGGTGCTGGCCGAGACCTTCGGCAAGAAGCCCGGGTTCCCGAAGCTGCACGTGCTGGATTCCACGGATCCGGCGCAGGTGCGGGCGATGGAAGCCAGGATCGACATCGCCAACACTGTGTTCATCGTCTCCAGCAAATCCGGCGGCACCACCGAACCGAATGCGATGAAGGATTATTTCCACGAGCGCGTCGCGCAGGCGGTCGGGCCGAAGGTCAAGACCGGCCATCGCTTTATTGCGGTCACCGATCCCGGGTCGTCGCTGGAGAAGGCGGCGAAGACGCTGAACTACGCGCGCATCTTCCACGGCGAGCCCTCCATCGGAGGACGCTACTCGGTGCTCTCGCCGTTCGGGCTGGTGCCGGCGGCAACCGCGGGCATCGATATCAAGACCTTCGTCAAGCACGCGCTTGCGATGGCCCGCTCCTGCGGACCGGACGTGCCGCCAAGTGAAAACCCCGGCGTGCAGCTCGGTCTTGCCATGGGCCATGCAGCGCTGGAAGGTCGCGACAAGGTGACGATCCTGTCGTCGAAGAAGATCGCCGATTTCGGCGCCTGGGCCGAGCAGCTCATCGCGGAATCGACCGGCAAGGACGGCAAGGGCCTGATCCCGATCGACGGCGAGCCGCTGGGCGAGCCCGCGGTCTATGGCAATGACCGGCTCTTCATCGACATCCGTATCGAGGGTGAGGCGGACCCCGCCCATGACTCGCAGCTTGCTGCGATCGAAGCGGCCGGCCATCCCGTCGTGCGTATCGTGATGAAGTCGATCGACCATCTCGGCCAGGAGTTCTTCCGCTTCGAGATGGCAACGGCGGTCGCGGGCAGCATCCTTGGCATCAACCCGTTCGACCAGCCGGACGTGGAAGCGGCCAAGATCAAGACCCGAGAGCTCACCGCCTCGTTCGAAAAGACCGGCACGCTGCCGGCCGAACGGCCGGTTGTCAGCACCAATGAGGCCGATCTCTACACCGACGAGACCAATGCCGCGGCCCTGCGGGCCGCCGGCGCCAACGGCGACCTCACCTCATGGCTGAAGGCGCATCTGTCGCGCTCCAAACATGGCGACTATGTCGCCCTGCTCGGCTACATCGCCCGCGACAAGGCGACGATCGACGCACTCCAGACCATGCGGCTCGAAGTGCGCGAGAAGCGACATGTCGCAACCTGCGCCGAGTTCGGCCCGCGTTTCCTGCACTCCACCGGGCAGGCCTACAAGGGCGGGCCCGACAGCGGCGTGTTCCTCCAGATCACCGCCGACGATGCCAGGGACTTGCCGGTGCCGGGCCAGAAGGCCAGCTTCGGCGTCATCAAGGCCGCGCAGGCGCGCGGCGACTTCGACGTGCTTACCGAGCGCGGCCGGCGCGCGCTGCGGGTCCACCTGAAGGGTGGGCTCAAGAAGGGTCTCGCGGCGCTCAATGCGGCGCTCAATGACGCACTGAACTAA
- the gnd gene encoding phosphogluconate dehydrogenase (NAD(+)-dependent, decarboxylating), with amino-acid sequence MQLGMIGLGRMGGNIVRRLMRQGHSTVVYDKDAKAVAGLAADGATGSATLEEFIAKLERPRTAWVMLPAGHITETTIDTIAGVMQEGDVIIDGGNTFWQDDVRRGKALKERGIHYVDVGTSGGVWGLDRGYCMMIGGEKQVVDRLDPIFAALAPGAGDIPRTEGREGRDPRIEQGYIHAGPVGAGHFVKMIHNGIEYGLMQAYAEGFDILKNANIEALPADHRYDFDLADIAEVWRRGSVIPSWLLDLTSTALADSPALAEYSGFVEDSGEGRWTVNAAIDEAVPAEVLTAALFARFRSRKEHTFAEKILSAMRAGFGGHKEPKQSAASKPK; translated from the coding sequence ATGCAACTCGGCATGATCGGCCTCGGCCGGATGGGCGGCAACATCGTTCGCCGCCTGATGCGCCAGGGACATTCGACCGTGGTCTACGACAAGGACGCCAAGGCCGTCGCGGGCCTTGCCGCAGACGGCGCGACAGGCTCGGCGACGCTCGAAGAGTTCATTGCGAAACTGGAGCGGCCGCGCACGGCCTGGGTGATGCTGCCGGCCGGCCACATCACCGAGACCACGATCGATACCATCGCGGGCGTGATGCAGGAAGGCGACGTGATCATCGACGGCGGCAACACCTTTTGGCAGGACGACGTCCGCCGCGGCAAGGCGCTGAAGGAGCGCGGCATCCACTATGTCGACGTCGGCACCTCAGGGGGCGTCTGGGGCCTCGACCGCGGCTATTGCATGATGATCGGCGGCGAGAAACAGGTGGTCGATCGGCTCGATCCGATCTTCGCCGCGCTCGCGCCCGGCGCCGGCGACATTCCACGCACGGAGGGACGTGAGGGGCGCGATCCCCGCATCGAGCAGGGCTACATCCATGCCGGTCCGGTTGGCGCCGGGCATTTCGTCAAGATGATCCACAACGGCATCGAATACGGCTTGATGCAGGCCTATGCCGAAGGTTTTGATATCCTCAAGAACGCCAACATCGAGGCCTTGCCGGCGGATCATCGTTACGATTTCGATCTCGCCGACATCGCCGAAGTGTGGCGGCGCGGCAGCGTGATCCCGTCCTGGCTGCTCGACCTTACCTCGACCGCGCTCGCGGATAGCCCTGCGCTGGCGGAGTATTCCGGTTTCGTCGAGGATTCCGGCGAAGGACGCTGGACCGTGAATGCCGCCATCGACGAGGCCGTGCCGGCCGAAGTCCTGACCGCGGCGCTGTTCGCACGTTTCCGTTCCCGCAAGGAACACACCTTCGCCGAGAAAATACTCTCAGCGATGCGAGCCGGCTTCGGCGGCCACAAGGAGCCGAAGCAGTCGGCTGCTTCGAAGCCCAAATAG